CCACGATCTTGCCGCCCTCGAAATCGTCGAGCGCCTGGCGCATCTTGCGCGCACCTTCCAGGTCATAGAACCAGTGCGCACCCTCGGCCATGCCGGGGATGTTTTCCGGCCGGATGCGCGAGCCGGTAGCCAGCACCACGTAGTCGTAGGAATAGCTCTTGCCCGATTCCGTCGTCACCTGGCTGGCCTCGACGTCGATGGCCGTGGCGGCATCGATATGGAAATGGATGCGCCGGTCCAGCACCTTGCGCTGGTCACGGAAAAGCTCGGCTTCGCGGAAGCGGCCGAAGGGAATGTACAACAGACCCGGCTGGTACATGTGGGTATCGGTGTTGCCCAGCATGGTGATGCTGGCCTCGCCCGACTTGAGTTCCGGGCCGAGATGGCGGCACAGCCCGTTGGCGATGATGGTGCCGGCCAGGCCGCCCCCGACGATCAATACCTGCTTGTCCATATTTCTGTGCTTCCCTTGGAGATGTGAGTTTTTCTAGTTTTCGTTATTTTGCCTTGACGACGACGACACTCCAATAGCCCTCGCACTCGGTGATTTCGCCCATCTGGTGACCCACCTTGGCCACCCATTCGGGGATCTCGGCGGACGAGCCCTTGTCGGACGACCAGACGTCGATCTCGTCGCCGATCTCGACCAGCTTGAGCTTGGCTATGAGTTCCATCAGCGGCCCCGGGCAAAAGGCGCCCCGGGCGTCGATCTTGTGGCGTTCGCTCATTGCTCGGCTCCCCTCCTTACGGCGCCAGCCCGGGCCCAGCCCGGGCCTAAAACGTCATCAGTTGGCCGCTTTCGGCATCGGAAAGAAATCGCGTCAGCCCGAGCGCTCCGTCAAAGACGCCCTCGACCAGCCTTTCCTCGTCCCAGCCGTTGATGTCGAGCGCCATCGAGCAAGCGTACGCGCTTAGCTCGCCGAAGTCCCTCCCCTGGCGCAACAGCTCGATGGCGTCGGGCGCCTTCTTGGCCTTCATCAGGTCCGACATTTCGCCACCCCGGTAACGTTCTTCGGCGTCGGCCTGGGCGTCGAAGGCAAAGATGGCGC
This is a stretch of genomic DNA from Alphaproteobacteria bacterium. It encodes these proteins:
- a CDS encoding sulfurtransferase TusA family protein, with protein sequence MSERHKIDARGAFCPGPLMELIAKLKLVEIGDEIDVWSSDKGSSAEIPEWVAKVGHQMGEITECEGYWSVVVVKAK
- a CDS encoding DsrE/DsrF/DrsH-like family protein; protein product: AIFAFDAQADAEERYRGGEMSDLMKAKKAPDAIELLRQGRDFGELSAYACSMALDINGWDEERLVEGVFDGALGLTRFLSDAESGQLMTF